Genomic window (Canis lupus baileyi chromosome 38, mCanLup2.hap1, whole genome shotgun sequence):
tttttttttttaaaccactctgAAGAACAGGAGGGGGGAATAGTTGAAAAGAGAAGTGCACATtttggggggacctgggtggctcaatcagttgggcgtctgccttctgctcagatcatgacctcagggtcctgggatggagccaccaGTCAGAGTCCAGtctccagctcagcagggagcttgcttctccctctccctctgcccctcccctgctcatcgCTCATGCCCTCCCTGCGTGCAtgcacgctctctcaaataaataaagtcttaaaaaaaaaagaaggaagaaaagtacaCATTTTAAAGCTAAACACAGAAGGACAGAGAGTAAGGGGGGAAGAACCAAGAAATTAATGAGCCTCCAGAAAATATGTCCAGATAATTAATTTGTTGTGTGGCTTTGTGTTTTCTTGGCATCCACTGAAGATGTTTACAAAAGATGCATTGAGGGGCCCCAAAGCAAATATTCCAGATGTTTCTGGCCGCAGGAGCTACAGCTGAGAGATATTTCCAACTGGCCTGTCTAGGCCCCCCAGAGTCAGCTTAAGGAGCTGACCGCGAAAAGGAGTGGGGCGGTTTTCAGTGGCTGGGCACCACCCCCGTTCCAGGAGtttgtctcctttctttcccttgcaGATGACACGGCTGGAGACCCTGGGGAATCAGACTATGGTGACTGAGTTCTTGTTCTCTGTGTTCCCACCTCTGCATCAAGGTGGCCTCCTGTTTTTCATCCCCCTGCTTCTCGCCTATGGATTCATCATCACTGGGAACCTGGTGATAGTCATTGTGGTCCAGCTGGACATGGCCCTGCACACTCCCATGTACTTCTTCATCAGTGTCCTCTCCTTCCTGGAGGTCGGGTACACCACGACCACCATCCCCAAGATGCTCTCCAGCCTGGTCAATGAGCAGAAGACCATCTCTCTGGCCGGCTGCCTCCTGCAGATGTACTTCTTCCACTCCCTGGGCATCACGGAAGGCTGTGTGCTGACAGCAATGGCCATTGACAGGTACGTCGCCATCTGCAGTCCTCTCCGTTACCCGACCATCATGACTCCCAAGCTGTGCACCCAGCTAACAGCTGGGTCCTGCCTCTGTGGCTTCCTCCTTGTGCTCCCTGAGATCGCGTGGATTGCCACCTTGCCTTTCTGTGGCCCCAACAGGATCCAGCAGATCTTCTGTGACTTCACACCTGTGTTGAGCTTGGCCTGCACAGACACATCGCTGGTGGTCATCGTGGACGCTATCCACGCAGTGGAGATCGTGGCCTCCTTCCTGGCCATCGCCCTATCCTACGTCCGGATCATCGTGGTGATTCTGGGGATGCCCTCTGCCGAGGGCCGCCGCAAGGCCTTCTCCACCTGTGCCGCTCACCTTGCTGTGTTCCTGCTCTTCTTCGGCAGTGTGGCTGTCATGTATCTGCGGTTCTCAGCCACCTACTCAGTGTTTTGGGACACAGCAATTGCTGTCAGCTTTGTAATCCTTGCTCCCTTCCTCAACCCCATTATCTACAGCCTGAGAAACAAGGACATGAAAGATGCTATTAGAAGGTTTTTCTGCCGTCGGAGGAGGGCTGGTGGGGTCAGGGGGTAGACCTGGAGGCTGGACTCTGAAAAACCTCCTGGAAGTTCAGCATTTCaccatttcctgacttgttcatgaGTATGATCTATTTCTACTGCAGAAAAATAACACTACTCGCTCTATTGttataaataagaacaaaaaaacctCCTCGTCCAGGACATGGGTGGCAATGTCATGGCCTGTTTGCATCAGTGCCCCTGCTGTGTTG
Coding sequences:
- the OR6K6 gene encoding olfactory receptor 6K6 produces the protein MTRLETLGNQTMVTEFLFSVFPPLHQGGLLFFIPLLLAYGFIITGNLVIVIVVQLDMALHTPMYFFISVLSFLEVGYTTTTIPKMLSSLVNEQKTISLAGCLLQMYFFHSLGITEGCVLTAMAIDRYVAICSPLRYPTIMTPKLCTQLTAGSCLCGFLLVLPEIAWIATLPFCGPNRIQQIFCDFTPVLSLACTDTSLVVIVDAIHAVEIVASFLAIALSYVRIIVVILGMPSAEGRRKAFSTCAAHLAVFLLFFGSVAVMYLRFSATYSVFWDTAIAVSFVILAPFLNPIIYSLRNKDMKDAIRRFFCRRRRAGGVRG